A portion of the Vibrio coralliirubri genome contains these proteins:
- a CDS encoding PLP-dependent transferase has product MNTSTQLSPLRKTTKHEQAEALAIEQAKHFGIDPNSDYGVTLIELATTLYKANTKTHDLWALTVDGLSELDKSDRIAWFNAKRFLSFQIAKILDNLQNPMRATYQSIATNNGNFASKGAYPIFDNVAAIFSASPVITRTATYLFACTEWIEDAFNGKEPLHDIYSRLLNPTSISLANHMVDLEAGSRANEYLAWNFNSGMAAIDGLLSHLLGHEDIVLASRNIYGGSYQLLEDWFGKPSNLNVAVEWVDGYSGDEFATRLDEVADKYADRIAAGKKIYVYLESPCNPHGYVLDVASISKAGHSRGWDVIVDSTVGTPLLHPVLKRDDVMERPDYVIHSYTKELAGSGTTTAGVVIGRNETMFVPKGEEVTFTKPNGDAATIPWNETLFWNVYYIKGAFLDADKAFEVLNGMKTYEMRVVQKTINTLTLAKIFDAHPDINVSCPALPDSDNYQHCQNNMYLGLPAALFTIDMEGNGDRPPINRDGFKQFFDMLEPAIGMQVSLGQTNTVALCPALTTHSELSDEALNEAGIKPTTMRISIGLEDPRMFIAHIVEAAKLSIDRNHVDFSSSFPSGDNIDEIYMQTYMDVHQRFVKSLPKFSKLSQ; this is encoded by the coding sequence ATGAATACTTCAACTCAACTTAGCCCGCTGCGTAAAACAACCAAACACGAACAAGCAGAAGCCCTTGCCATAGAGCAAGCAAAGCATTTTGGTATCGACCCAAACAGTGATTATGGCGTCACGCTTATCGAACTGGCGACGACACTGTACAAAGCCAATACCAAGACACACGACCTTTGGGCACTGACGGTTGATGGACTTTCAGAACTCGACAAGAGTGACCGAATCGCTTGGTTTAACGCCAAACGTTTTTTGTCATTCCAGATCGCTAAGATCCTCGATAATCTGCAAAACCCAATGCGCGCCACTTACCAGTCTATCGCCACCAATAATGGTAATTTTGCGTCTAAAGGTGCGTATCCAATTTTCGATAATGTGGCTGCTATTTTCTCTGCTAGCCCTGTGATTACAAGAACCGCGACCTATTTGTTTGCGTGTACAGAATGGATTGAAGATGCGTTCAATGGTAAAGAGCCGCTGCACGATATTTACTCTCGACTGCTTAACCCGACATCGATCTCACTGGCAAACCACATGGTTGACCTTGAAGCAGGATCTAGAGCTAACGAGTATCTCGCATGGAACTTCAACTCCGGTATGGCGGCCATTGATGGGTTGTTGAGCCATTTGCTCGGGCATGAAGACATAGTATTAGCCTCACGCAATATCTACGGCGGTTCTTACCAGCTGTTGGAAGATTGGTTTGGAAAACCTTCTAATCTGAATGTCGCGGTAGAGTGGGTGGATGGTTACTCCGGTGATGAGTTTGCGACTCGCCTTGATGAAGTTGCCGATAAATACGCTGATCGCATCGCTGCGGGTAAGAAAATCTACGTCTACCTAGAGTCACCGTGTAACCCCCATGGATACGTGTTAGATGTTGCTAGTATCAGTAAAGCCGGCCACTCTCGAGGTTGGGATGTGATTGTTGACTCGACAGTGGGAACGCCTTTATTACATCCAGTACTGAAACGTGATGATGTGATGGAAAGGCCAGATTATGTGATTCACTCCTACACAAAAGAACTGGCGGGTTCTGGTACCACAACCGCTGGGGTTGTGATTGGTCGCAATGAGACTATGTTTGTTCCAAAGGGGGAGGAGGTTACTTTCACCAAACCTAACGGCGATGCGGCCACCATTCCATGGAACGAAACGTTGTTTTGGAATGTGTACTACATTAAGGGCGCATTCTTAGATGCAGACAAAGCGTTTGAAGTGCTCAATGGCATGAAAACCTATGAGATGCGCGTGGTGCAGAAAACGATTAATACACTGACTCTCGCGAAGATCTTTGATGCTCACCCAGACATTAATGTGTCGTGTCCTGCTTTGCCAGACAGTGACAACTATCAACACTGCCAGAACAACATGTACTTGGGATTGCCAGCAGCGCTTTTCACTATTGATATGGAAGGTAACGGCGACCGTCCGCCAATCAATCGAGATGGCTTTAAACAGTTCTTCGACATGCTTGAGCCAGCAATCGGCATGCAAGTCAGCTTAGGGCAAACCAATACGGTCGCGTTGTGTCCGGCACTGACCACGCACTCAGAGCTCAGCGATGAAGCGTTAAATGAAGCAGGCATCAAACCGACCACAATGCGTATCTCTATCGGCTTGGAAGATCCTAGAATGTTCATCGCTCATATTGTCGAGGCGGCTAAATTGTCCATCGACCGCAACCACGTAGATTTCTCATCCAGTTTCCCGAGTGGTGACAATATCGATGAAATCTATATGCAAACTTATATGGATGTACACCAGAGGTTTGTGAAAAGCTTGCCGAAGTTCAGTAAGCTGAGTCAGTAA
- a CDS encoding DMT family transporter, with amino-acid sequence MFQLFDHLPSTTKGITLALISTALFTIVGVFVRQLSTDYDTFQILFFRQLIFMLLLMPAISKNIAVLLKPNKISLHLLRILGAFTALYFGFISVSNIQFADATALGFLQVLFVALIAHFVLAEQITSSRIFTIVVGFIGVMTVVRPTFAASHSLYVLSGVIAALGASVAVVCVKKVAQSEPKITLMAYQALAIGLMTLIPTLYLWRTPTVEDFMLLLLVGIISSFAQYVGISAYKWTEANIIANVEYVKIIYSLIIGLVVFSEIPDLWSMIDALIILISALIPLIWSHYQTTKEDSPKC; translated from the coding sequence ATATTTCAGCTCTTCGACCATCTACCATCGACAACGAAAGGGATCACTCTTGCCCTTATATCTACAGCACTGTTTACGATCGTTGGGGTATTTGTTCGACAGCTCAGCACAGACTATGACACCTTTCAGATCCTGTTCTTTCGCCAGCTCATCTTTATGTTGTTGCTCATGCCTGCGATCAGCAAAAATATCGCCGTGCTACTTAAGCCCAACAAAATATCGCTTCACCTACTAAGAATACTAGGCGCTTTTACCGCTCTATATTTTGGCTTTATTTCAGTGAGCAATATTCAATTTGCTGACGCAACAGCACTCGGTTTCTTGCAGGTGCTTTTTGTGGCTCTAATCGCTCATTTCGTGTTGGCAGAGCAGATCACCAGCAGTCGAATTTTCACGATTGTGGTTGGATTTATCGGGGTAATGACGGTTGTTCGACCGACCTTTGCTGCAAGCCATAGCCTTTATGTTTTATCTGGCGTGATTGCCGCACTAGGCGCGTCGGTAGCGGTAGTGTGTGTTAAGAAAGTTGCACAGAGCGAACCAAAGATAACATTGATGGCATACCAAGCTCTGGCAATTGGTTTGATGACATTAATACCAACCCTTTACTTATGGCGCACGCCAACAGTCGAAGACTTCATGTTACTGCTGTTAGTTGGCATCATCTCTTCATTTGCTCAGTATGTTGGTATCTCTGCATATAAATGGACGGAAGCCAACATCATTGCCAATGTTGAGTATGTAAAGATTATCTATTCACTTATTATTGGCTTAGTTGTCTTTTCTGAAATTCCTGATTTATGGTCAATGATTGACGCACTGATTATTCTTATTAGTGCATTGATTCCATTGATTTGGTCTCACTATCAAACAACCAAAGAGGATAGCCCTAAGTGTTGA
- a CDS encoding HlyD family secretion protein: protein MNENFYRYAIYTVFSAAALFSAFLVTSDNVSPFTTQATLYRNVATIAPEVSGVITDVMVRNGELVEKGQPLFAIDASSYQLKVAQAKAELHQARDSDSAKWQQLAAAKQTQSQREFEYHNAKQKLARNQKLRNKGLATEQDLDDAITNTQVASSAVEAANAEVKRIEVELSTQDRTAAIELAEAKLASAELDLGHTQVVAQTEGVVTNLQLQSGSYITQGTSSLLLVDEAHAWISADFNEKGIDKLTNGREVLVSFDALPGKVFTGEVSSQERAIYDTNNANGKLSSVTNDTRWIREQQKVRTRITVNELDPSMISGSRASVIVESGNPIMHVIGSAWIHLVSTFRYIY from the coding sequence ATGAACGAAAATTTTTATAGATACGCGATTTACACTGTTTTTTCAGCGGCAGCATTGTTCTCCGCTTTTTTAGTCACCTCAGATAATGTTTCCCCTTTCACCACTCAAGCGACTTTGTATCGGAACGTAGCGACCATTGCGCCAGAAGTGTCCGGCGTAATTACCGACGTCATGGTTAGAAATGGCGAGTTGGTTGAAAAAGGTCAGCCATTATTTGCTATCGATGCCAGTAGCTACCAATTGAAAGTGGCACAAGCGAAAGCCGAACTGCATCAAGCGCGTGATTCTGACTCGGCGAAATGGCAGCAATTAGCAGCAGCGAAACAAACACAAAGCCAACGAGAGTTTGAATACCATAATGCGAAACAGAAACTCGCACGTAACCAAAAACTGCGTAACAAAGGGCTCGCGACGGAACAAGACCTTGATGACGCAATCACCAATACACAAGTTGCGAGTAGTGCGGTTGAAGCTGCGAACGCGGAAGTGAAACGTATTGAGGTTGAGCTATCTACCCAAGACCGCACAGCAGCCATTGAATTAGCAGAAGCAAAACTTGCCAGTGCGGAACTGGATTTAGGCCACACTCAAGTCGTCGCGCAAACGGAAGGTGTCGTGACCAACTTACAATTGCAATCGGGAAGTTATATCACTCAAGGTACTTCATCATTGCTGCTGGTGGACGAAGCTCATGCGTGGATCAGTGCGGACTTTAATGAGAAAGGCATTGATAAGCTTACTAATGGCCGCGAAGTTTTGGTCTCTTTTGATGCGCTACCGGGCAAAGTCTTTACGGGTGAAGTGAGTAGTCAAGAGCGTGCGATTTACGACACCAATAACGCCAATGGCAAACTGTCTAGCGTGACCAATGATACGCGTTGGATCCGTGAGCAACAGAAAGTACGTACCCGCATTACCGTTAACGAACTGGATCCTTCGATGATCTCAGGTTCACGAGCGAGTGTGATTGTTGAAAGCGGTAACCCAATAATGCACGTTATTGGCTCGGCTTGGATTCACTTGGTTTCAACATTTCGCTACATCTACTAG
- a CDS encoding LysR family transcriptional regulator translates to MHNIRWDDLQYVLTVANEGSLSAAARALGVNHSTVLRRIDTFEYRHKLRIFHKLPTGYKLTVEGQKLLESALAIESTVRELEHKIFGQELKLEGTLRITTTDALSRLILGTHLAAFHRLYPKIQLELSLTSRQLDISHLDADIAIRPANELPAHLVGTKLSKIAFGVYGSPEYINGLKSKHPLKSAFWLMMHRGSASLQVSELISEDKIVMKADSFEPLIIAAENQMGLAYLPCFLGNSKGTLQRVDMEVMHQNTDLWMMTHKDLEDSARVKAFFNFMKGAIKSDHNRLAGFDY, encoded by the coding sequence ATGCACAACATAAGATGGGATGACCTGCAATATGTTCTAACAGTGGCGAATGAAGGGTCCCTATCGGCCGCGGCAAGAGCACTTGGTGTAAACCACAGCACCGTTTTACGTCGTATTGACACCTTTGAGTATCGTCACAAATTACGAATTTTCCATAAACTTCCTACCGGATACAAACTAACGGTTGAAGGACAAAAGCTTCTGGAGTCAGCTCTCGCTATCGAATCCACAGTAAGAGAATTGGAACACAAGATTTTTGGACAGGAATTGAAGCTAGAAGGCACGCTAAGAATAACGACGACCGATGCGTTATCTCGCCTCATTCTGGGTACTCATTTGGCTGCTTTTCATCGGCTTTATCCAAAAATTCAGTTAGAACTCAGCCTCACATCTCGTCAATTGGATATTTCACACCTAGATGCAGATATCGCGATTCGCCCGGCAAATGAGTTACCAGCCCATTTGGTTGGGACCAAGTTAAGTAAAATTGCCTTTGGTGTTTACGGATCGCCAGAATATATAAATGGCCTAAAGAGTAAGCACCCCTTAAAGTCTGCTTTTTGGTTAATGATGCATAGAGGCAGTGCTTCGCTACAGGTTTCTGAACTGATTTCAGAAGACAAAATTGTCATGAAAGCCGACTCTTTTGAGCCCCTGATCATCGCGGCTGAAAATCAGATGGGGCTGGCCTACTTACCCTGTTTTCTAGGTAACAGTAAGGGAACTCTGCAAAGAGTAGATATGGAAGTGATGCACCAAAATACAGACCTATGGATGATGACTCATAAAGATTTAGAAGATTCAGCCAGAGTAAAAGCATTTTTTAATTTTATGAAAGGCGCAATCAAATCAGACCATAATCGGTTGGCCGGATTTGATTATTAG
- a CDS encoding DUF2955 domain-containing protein, which translates to MWTFENTAQGQSQRNEALRVALTVTICMVLGKLLNLDSPVYLALYPTIIMTKNKDYSWLGLIRTLAPTLLAASTALVVTEVFSQHPFVVWTISLFFFDFMRRRATTPAKKGKMLMPTFNWILIVVFAQHSTMDMPMRIHEILVSMLITMVVAKTMVALFPVEQGSKPPVFKEQQVTFESRAISLALIGLGLAFLMIVDIISATFCMVPVIAAATQTTHKSFIDVVDRRFQTQVGGCALAVVFTLLMAGHQSTFGYYTIVLGLFAFMIATSMAKAKGSARDVHADALLATMLPIQLYMTSSNLGLESTFLRAWELTVTLFVLWALCHFVRKPNGEEPVLVR; encoded by the coding sequence ATGTGGACATTCGAAAATACTGCACAGGGTCAGTCTCAACGAAATGAAGCACTGCGTGTCGCACTTACTGTGACGATTTGTATGGTGTTGGGAAAGCTACTAAACCTAGACTCTCCCGTTTATCTGGCGTTGTATCCAACCATCATCATGACCAAGAACAAAGATTATTCTTGGCTTGGCCTGATCCGTACCTTGGCACCCACTTTATTGGCAGCAAGTACAGCGCTGGTGGTGACCGAAGTGTTTTCACAGCATCCGTTTGTGGTGTGGACCATTAGCTTGTTCTTCTTCGACTTTATGCGTCGTCGAGCCACTACGCCAGCGAAGAAAGGTAAAATGTTGATGCCAACCTTCAACTGGATTTTGATTGTGGTGTTTGCTCAGCACTCCACTATGGATATGCCGATGCGTATTCATGAAATTTTGGTATCCATGTTGATTACCATGGTAGTAGCAAAAACCATGGTGGCTTTGTTCCCTGTTGAGCAAGGAAGTAAGCCTCCTGTATTTAAAGAACAGCAAGTCACATTTGAGAGCAGAGCCATTTCACTCGCGTTGATTGGTCTCGGTTTGGCATTCTTGATGATCGTTGACATCATCTCAGCAACGTTCTGCATGGTGCCAGTGATTGCTGCTGCAACCCAAACCACACACAAAAGCTTTATCGACGTGGTTGACCGCCGTTTTCAAACTCAAGTGGGCGGCTGTGCATTAGCCGTGGTGTTCACCTTGTTGATGGCAGGGCATCAGTCTACATTCGGTTACTACACCATAGTGTTGGGTTTATTTGCCTTTATGATCGCCACATCAATGGCCAAAGCGAAAGGTTCAGCCAGAGACGTTCATGCCGATGCGTTATTAGCGACCATGCTGCCGATTCAGTTGTACATGACCAGTAGCAATTTAGGGTTGGAAAGTACCTTTCTACGTGCTTGGGAGCTGACTGTGACTTTGTTTGTGCTGTGGGCTTTGTGTCATTTTGTTCGTAAGCCTAATGGTGAAGAGCCGGTACTCGTTCGCTAA
- a CDS encoding Lrp/AsnC family transcriptional regulator — MDEIDKKILAELQNNARLSNQELADRVALSPSPCLRRVRALEKQGIIRGYHASVDQEACGLPVNVFVLVKLEKPTEENMRDFEQHIEVIDEVLECFLMTGNHDYLLHVVSESLKSYEQFIRKQLTRLPNIASIESSFAFGQVKTKTKLPVR, encoded by the coding sequence ATGGATGAGATCGACAAGAAAATACTGGCTGAACTGCAAAACAACGCACGACTGTCTAATCAAGAGTTGGCCGATCGAGTGGCACTGTCGCCCTCCCCTTGCTTACGCCGAGTTCGAGCACTGGAGAAACAAGGGATTATTCGCGGTTATCACGCCAGTGTCGACCAAGAGGCGTGTGGCCTGCCGGTTAATGTATTTGTCTTGGTGAAACTTGAAAAGCCAACTGAAGAGAATATGCGAGACTTTGAACAGCACATCGAAGTGATTGACGAGGTGTTGGAGTGCTTTTTGATGACGGGCAATCACGACTACCTATTGCATGTCGTCAGTGAATCACTCAAAAGCTACGAGCAGTTCATCCGCAAACAACTAACTCGCCTGCCCAATATCGCTTCTATTGAATCCAGCTTCGCGTTTGGGCAGGTCAAAACCAAGACTAAGTTGCCAGTAAGATAG
- a CDS encoding MerR family transcriptional regulator, whose amino-acid sequence MLSIKQFCERLEVSRTTVLYYERKGLITPAARASNGYRQYGERELERFRAILAYRSYGIPVSEIGSLLQQSQDEDRDVVLRQQFAALDLEIQKLRQQQQSIMALLKEPELRNQGLLTKERWTEILKESGMDEQGMINWHKRFEQMEPLGHLKFLQSLNIDEDEIEQIRAWSRKP is encoded by the coding sequence GTGTTGAGCATCAAACAGTTTTGTGAGCGACTTGAGGTATCTCGAACAACGGTTCTCTACTACGAGCGAAAGGGGCTAATCACTCCCGCAGCTAGAGCATCTAACGGTTATCGCCAATATGGCGAACGAGAGCTTGAAAGGTTTAGAGCAATACTTGCCTATCGTTCTTATGGTATTCCTGTCAGTGAGATTGGGAGCCTGCTACAGCAATCTCAGGATGAAGACCGAGATGTGGTACTAAGACAACAGTTTGCTGCCCTCGATCTAGAAATTCAAAAGTTGCGCCAGCAGCAACAATCCATAATGGCTTTACTCAAAGAGCCTGAACTTCGTAATCAAGGCCTACTCACCAAAGAGCGTTGGACAGAAATACTTAAAGAATCAGGAATGGATGAACAGGGTATGATCAATTGGCACAAACGCTTTGAGCAGATGGAGCCACTAGGACATCTCAAATTCCTTCAATCTTTAAATATCGATGAAGATGAAATTGAGCAGATAAGGGCGTGGTCACGAAAGCCATGA
- a CDS encoding arsenate reductase yields MDVSPISVLFVCVKKGVRAAIAKAMVEQKSNGMIRATCSGFEPGETPKVILDELSNVLDVAVKAESKTVFEYKKANEKFDYVITLCDQASDEQCHLFIGCVNVVCSHAPHRLHWAIPNLAAALELSGNERTQFVKKVVELINLKVTQLLATAQV; encoded by the coding sequence ATGGATGTATCTCCTATCAGCGTGCTATTTGTTTGCGTTAAAAAAGGCGTGAGAGCGGCTATCGCCAAAGCGATGGTAGAACAGAAATCTAATGGGATGATACGAGCTACCTGCTCAGGTTTCGAACCTGGGGAAACCCCTAAAGTTATCTTAGATGAGCTGTCTAATGTGCTCGATGTGGCGGTCAAGGCCGAGAGTAAAACGGTATTTGAATACAAAAAGGCTAATGAAAAATTTGATTACGTGATTACGCTGTGTGACCAAGCAAGCGATGAACAATGTCACCTGTTTATTGGATGCGTCAACGTGGTTTGTTCGCACGCACCACATCGCCTTCATTGGGCTATCCCCAACCTAGCTGCAGCCCTAGAATTGTCGGGGAATGAAAGGACCCAGTTTGTAAAAAAGGTCGTAGAACTAATAAATCTTAAAGTGACGCAACTTTTGGCAACTGCTCAAGTATAA
- a CDS encoding nuclear transport factor 2 family protein, translating into MLKKNLLIGLASLLAFFQLTPALADETKAVDSAKTLETAQAFLWAAGSGDMEKLEALMADAFVWHNEGDADIPWIGNWESKEKVLNTFFPLFGAGLKVTSWSTDYSFVNGDQAVFMGSMSAIANESGVDTGKFSWAVRVQVEDGKVKSWNWFEDSYAVSKAYHAKQ; encoded by the coding sequence ATGTTAAAGAAAAATCTACTTATCGGTCTAGCGAGTCTTCTGGCTTTCTTTCAACTCACTCCAGCCCTTGCAGATGAAACAAAAGCAGTCGATTCAGCGAAGACACTAGAAACGGCTCAAGCATTCTTATGGGCGGCAGGCTCTGGTGATATGGAAAAACTAGAAGCATTGATGGCTGATGCTTTTGTGTGGCACAACGAAGGTGACGCCGACATCCCTTGGATCGGTAATTGGGAGTCAAAAGAAAAAGTGCTCAACACTTTCTTTCCTCTATTTGGCGCAGGTTTGAAAGTCACAAGCTGGTCAACAGACTATAGTTTTGTAAACGGCGACCAAGCAGTATTTATGGGCAGCATGAGTGCCATTGCGAATGAATCTGGTGTAGACACGGGTAAATTCAGCTGGGCGGTTCGAGTTCAGGTTGAAGATGGCAAAGTGAAGAGTTGGAACTGGTTTGAGGATAGCTACGCAGTGTCTAAAGCTTATCACGCCAAACAGTGA
- a CDS encoding PAS domain-containing hybrid sensor histidine kinase/response regulator yields the protein MAKLSSISPKVLLVLFLLLTSLTYGGISLYVLTNHSQSTVKQLQSGNSRFELESAKIFMEKYLEVAEDRIVLASQYQGVIDAASSSDLERLSFNLERFKGQNQSMQFAVRDRTGQLLFEDTFRHPASKQEQAIFNAIANQEVEERILYLLHDDANHICIKLFMPLYQNGDFTGVLYGETAVDYDDFFGSFVTNRARWYELSQTESPIASLIENDASHTHSDHSHTTVENKYSEEEWLLTQTALTRGGLVLTQGISRSFVTEQLLSLQKELLNGLLIVLALGSILVFLMGQKLFVNPHRELEGSKKLLEESNKRLAEQERESHLLATVVKTARDGVVITDKKGHIEWVNSAFETMTGYHLDSIKGLRPGAFLQGEDTCIKTASRIGSAIQKGNQVKAEILNYALDKTPYWIDIDIVPLRNDKGDVERFIAIERNITEFKKLELELEDQANKASQASEAKSLFLATMSHEIRTPMNGLLGILQMLVDDLEKEEQKEVLRLALDSGEHLIAILNDILDLAKIEKDSLEIDSHPFKMSDITNPVLNTYQTLCSEKGIGFSLLDDSDAAFSYNGDSVRIRQVILNLVGNALKFTESGSINVTIKPLGGSAMEFAVEDSGIGIPNSRLISIFNEFEQADLSTTRNYGGTGLGLAICHKLVTLMNGQLHVTSELGTGSRFSFVIDLPTVASEDEKITTTQEVDLTPFKVLVTDDNKMNLLIANGFLDKLNVECLTCNNGYEALAHLETGRFNLAIIDNHMPNMNGLETVKKIRQAGHDDLVIFGWTADIMQTSTQAFLEAGANEVLAKPLIKDDLVEALSRYLNHIKTVDRAS from the coding sequence ATGGCAAAGCTATCTTCAATTAGTCCTAAAGTGCTGCTTGTACTCTTTCTTTTGCTTACGTCTTTGACATACGGTGGCATATCGCTCTATGTTCTCACTAATCACAGTCAATCGACCGTCAAACAGTTGCAAAGCGGTAACAGCCGTTTTGAGCTTGAGTCTGCAAAAATTTTTATGGAGAAATACCTAGAAGTTGCAGAAGATCGCATTGTTTTAGCTTCGCAATACCAAGGAGTCATCGACGCAGCGTCGAGCTCAGATCTAGAGCGCCTGTCATTTAACCTAGAGCGATTCAAAGGACAGAATCAATCTATGCAATTTGCTGTGCGAGATCGCACCGGTCAATTGTTGTTTGAAGATACCTTTCGCCACCCTGCTTCAAAACAAGAGCAAGCCATCTTTAACGCAATCGCTAATCAAGAAGTAGAAGAGCGTATTTTGTACCTTTTGCATGACGATGCTAATCATATTTGTATCAAACTCTTTATGCCTCTATACCAAAATGGAGATTTTACAGGAGTTTTATATGGTGAAACTGCCGTCGATTATGACGACTTCTTTGGTTCATTTGTCACCAATCGTGCGCGCTGGTATGAGCTTAGTCAAACAGAGTCACCGATAGCATCTTTGATCGAAAATGATGCCTCCCACACGCATAGTGATCATTCACATACCACAGTGGAGAACAAATACAGTGAGGAAGAGTGGCTATTGACTCAAACGGCGTTGACCAGAGGGGGGTTAGTGTTAACCCAAGGGATAAGCCGCTCTTTTGTAACAGAGCAGTTATTGAGTTTACAAAAGGAACTGCTAAACGGGCTTTTGATTGTTTTAGCACTTGGTTCTATCTTAGTTTTTTTGATGGGGCAGAAATTATTTGTTAACCCCCACCGAGAATTAGAAGGGTCGAAGAAGCTACTTGAAGAATCGAATAAGCGATTAGCAGAACAAGAACGTGAAAGTCACCTTCTTGCAACGGTAGTAAAAACGGCCAGAGATGGCGTTGTTATAACGGATAAGAAAGGACACATAGAGTGGGTAAACAGTGCTTTTGAGACAATGACGGGCTATCACTTAGATTCAATAAAAGGACTAAGACCAGGAGCCTTTTTACAAGGGGAAGACACTTGTATCAAAACGGCTAGCCGTATAGGTTCAGCTATCCAAAAAGGCAACCAAGTTAAAGCGGAAATATTGAATTACGCGCTCGACAAAACCCCCTATTGGATCGACATTGATATCGTACCTTTACGTAATGATAAAGGTGACGTTGAGCGTTTTATCGCGATTGAACGTAATATCACAGAATTTAAAAAGCTTGAGCTTGAATTAGAAGATCAAGCAAATAAAGCAAGCCAAGCGAGTGAGGCAAAATCATTATTTTTGGCCACCATGAGCCATGAGATTAGAACTCCGATGAACGGCTTGCTTGGGATTCTACAAATGCTTGTCGACGACTTAGAAAAAGAAGAACAGAAAGAGGTTCTTCGGTTAGCGCTTGATTCAGGAGAGCACCTAATTGCGATTCTCAATGATATTTTGGACTTAGCGAAAATAGAAAAGGACAGTTTAGAGATCGATTCACACCCATTCAAAATGTCCGACATTACCAATCCCGTTTTGAACACATATCAAACCTTGTGCTCTGAAAAAGGCATTGGATTTTCTTTGCTTGATGATAGCGATGCCGCCTTCTCATACAATGGCGATTCCGTCCGAATCCGACAAGTCATTCTTAATTTAGTCGGAAATGCACTTAAGTTCACCGAAAGTGGCTCAATCAACGTCACTATCAAACCTCTAGGCGGTTCTGCGATGGAGTTCGCTGTAGAGGATAGCGGCATCGGGATCCCAAATAGTAGGCTGATCTCCATCTTTAATGAGTTTGAGCAAGCCGATCTATCTACGACAAGGAACTATGGCGGCACTGGGCTTGGATTAGCAATTTGTCATAAGCTTGTGACTTTGATGAACGGACAGCTCCATGTAACAAGTGAACTAGGTACAGGAAGCCGCTTTAGTTTTGTCATCGACCTGCCAACGGTTGCGTCTGAGGATGAGAAAATAACAACAACGCAAGAAGTCGACCTCACTCCGTTTAAAGTTCTAGTAACCGATGACAACAAAATGAACCTTCTCATCGCCAACGGTTTTCTAGATAAACTGAACGTTGAGTGTCTCACTTGTAACAACGGTTATGAGGCTTTAGCGCATCTTGAGACAGGTCGTTTCAACCTCGCCATTATTGATAACCATATGCCAAACATGAATGGTCTAGAAACAGTCAAGAAAATAAGACAAGCTGGACATGACGATCTTGTTATCTTCGGCTGGACAGCAGATATCATGCAAACATCGACACAAGCTTTCTTAGAGGCTGGTGCAAATGAAGTGTTAGCGAAACCCTTGATAAAAGATGACCTCGTCGAAGCACTTTCTCGCTACCTCAACCACATTAAAACGGTAGACAGGGCAAGCTAG